One Stenotrophomonas maltophilia DNA window includes the following coding sequences:
- a CDS encoding acetolactate synthase large subunit, translating to MSKGSDLLVAALENEGVERIFGIPGEENLDVVESLRHSSIELVITRHEQAAVFMAATYGRLTGKPGVCLATLGPGALNFTTGAAYALLGAWPVIMITGQKGIVASKQARFQIVDIVSTMKPLTKQARQIVSARTIPTIVREAFRTALEERPGPVLLELPEDIAADEVGDVALIPPHAVDRPIASPEALDRAADIIRNARRPLLMIASAASRPQSSEALSAFVLRAGIPFFTTQMGKGAVAGGSGLYMGTAALTERDYVHMAIDQADVIVTIGHEVTEKPPFVMRPGGPTVIHIGYSQAAVEQVYFPQVEVIGDIGRSLTLLADRIEGAVPNADALLPLRATILEHLADRAEEAGFTPQRLVHDVRQVMPPDGIVALDNGMYKIWFARNYRTQVANTLLLDNALATMGAGLPSAIMASILYPQRRVLAVCGDGGFMMNSQELETARRLGLNLVVLILNDGAYGMIRWKQAVDGFTDYGMTFSNPDFVKYAEAYGCKGHEVTAIEQFIPTLEAAFNEGGVHLVSVPVDYSENQRVLVEELRQAFPGTR from the coding sequence ATGTCCAAGGGTTCAGATCTGCTCGTCGCCGCGCTTGAGAACGAAGGCGTCGAGCGTATTTTCGGCATCCCCGGCGAGGAAAACCTCGACGTGGTCGAATCACTCCGCCATTCCAGCATCGAGCTGGTCATCACCCGCCACGAACAGGCGGCGGTGTTCATGGCAGCCACCTATGGCCGCCTGACCGGCAAGCCGGGTGTGTGCCTGGCTACGCTCGGCCCGGGTGCGCTCAACTTCACCACCGGCGCCGCCTATGCGCTGCTCGGTGCGTGGCCGGTGATCATGATCACTGGCCAGAAGGGCATCGTCGCCAGCAAGCAGGCACGCTTCCAGATTGTCGACATCGTCAGCACGATGAAGCCGCTGACCAAGCAGGCGCGGCAGATCGTCTCGGCACGCACCATTCCAACCATCGTCCGCGAGGCGTTCCGTACCGCGCTGGAAGAGCGCCCGGGCCCGGTGCTGCTGGAGCTGCCCGAAGACATCGCGGCCGATGAGGTCGGGGACGTGGCGCTGATTCCGCCGCATGCGGTGGACCGGCCGATTGCCAGCCCGGAAGCACTGGACCGCGCGGCGGACATCATCCGCAACGCCAGGCGCCCGCTGCTGATGATCGCCTCGGCGGCGTCGCGGCCGCAGTCCAGCGAAGCGTTGTCGGCCTTCGTGCTGCGCGCGGGTATTCCGTTCTTCACCACGCAGATGGGCAAGGGTGCGGTGGCCGGTGGTTCGGGGCTGTACATGGGCACCGCCGCGCTGACCGAGCGCGACTACGTGCACATGGCCATCGACCAGGCTGACGTGATCGTGACCATCGGTCATGAGGTCACCGAGAAGCCGCCATTCGTGATGCGCCCGGGCGGACCGACTGTGATCCATATCGGCTACTCGCAGGCGGCGGTGGAGCAGGTCTATTTCCCGCAGGTGGAGGTGATCGGCGATATCGGTCGCTCGCTGACCCTGCTGGCCGACCGTATCGAAGGCGCGGTGCCGAATGCCGACGCGCTGCTGCCGCTGCGCGCGACCATTCTGGAACACCTGGCTGACCGTGCCGAGGAAGCTGGATTCACCCCGCAGCGGCTGGTGCACGACGTGCGCCAGGTGATGCCGCCGGACGGCATCGTGGCGCTGGACAACGGCATGTACAAGATCTGGTTTGCGCGAAATTACCGCACCCAGGTGGCCAATACGCTGCTGCTGGACAACGCGCTGGCGACCATGGGTGCGGGCCTGCCGTCGGCGATCATGGCCTCGATCCTGTACCCGCAGCGGCGGGTGCTGGCGGTGTGCGGCGATGGCGGATTCATGATGAACAGCCAGGAGCTGGAAACGGCGCGCCGGCTGGGCCTGAACCTGGTGGTGCTGATCCTCAATGACGGCGCCTACGGCATGATCCGCTGGAAGCAGGCGGTGGATGGCTTCACCGATTACGGCATGACCTTCAGCAACCCCGATTTCGTGAAGTACGCCGAGGCCTATGGCTGCAAGGGCCACGAGGTGACGGCCATCGAGCAGTTCATCCCGACGCTGGAGGCGGCGTTCAACGAGGGTGGGGTGCACCTGGTATCGGTGCCGGTCGATTACTCGGAGAACCAGCGGGTGCTGGTGGAGGAGCTGCGGCAGGCGTTCCCTGGAACCCGGTAA
- the lysS gene encoding lysine--tRNA ligase, producing MSEATDTPPVDENKLIAERREKLKTLRGQGIAYPNDFRREDFAGRLQEEFADAEQWTAEALEGNGRQVKMAGRLMAKRIMGKASFAQIQDESGRIQLFLQGTVLGDAYTAFKGWDVGDIIAVEGGLTRTKTGELSVKAESIRLLTKSLRPLPDKWHGLADVEQRYRQRYVDLIVTPESRAVFIKRSKIIRAMRAWLDNRDFLEVETPMMHYIPGGAAAKPFTTHHNALDLDLYLRVAPELYLKRLTVGGLERVYEINRNFRNEGVSTRHNPEFTMMELYEAYATYNEIMDLTEGVIRDVAKAVNGGTEVEWDGAKIDLGPAFRRWRMDEAVRHHNPEISAADCTDRDALLRHCERLKIRVKPSYGWGKLLLEIFEATVEHTLIQPTFITDHPVEVSPLARANDNDPGYTDRFELFVNGKELANGFSELNDPEDQAQRFQAQVAAKEGGDDEAMHYDADYIRALEYGMAPTGGLGIGVDRLVMLLTGSSSIRDVLLFPYMRPEQ from the coding sequence ATGAGCGAAGCTACCGATACCCCCCCCGTTGACGAAAACAAGTTGATCGCCGAGCGCCGCGAGAAACTCAAAACGCTGCGTGGGCAGGGCATCGCGTACCCGAACGACTTCCGTCGCGAGGACTTCGCCGGCCGCCTGCAGGAAGAATTCGCCGACGCTGAACAGTGGACTGCCGAGGCCCTGGAAGGCAACGGCCGCCAGGTGAAGATGGCCGGCCGCCTGATGGCCAAGCGCATCATGGGCAAGGCCAGTTTCGCGCAGATCCAGGACGAGTCCGGCCGCATCCAGCTGTTCCTGCAGGGCACGGTGCTGGGCGATGCCTATACCGCCTTCAAGGGCTGGGACGTGGGCGACATCATCGCCGTTGAAGGCGGCCTGACCCGCACCAAGACCGGCGAGCTGTCGGTCAAGGCCGAATCGATCCGCCTGCTGACCAAGTCGCTGCGTCCGCTGCCGGACAAGTGGCATGGCCTGGCCGACGTCGAGCAGCGCTATCGCCAGCGCTATGTGGACCTGATCGTGACCCCGGAGTCGCGCGCGGTGTTCATCAAGCGCTCGAAGATCATCCGCGCCATGCGCGCGTGGCTGGACAACCGCGACTTCCTGGAAGTCGAGACGCCGATGATGCATTACATCCCCGGCGGCGCGGCGGCCAAGCCGTTCACCACCCACCACAACGCGCTGGATCTGGACCTGTACCTGCGCGTGGCGCCTGAGCTGTACCTCAAGCGCCTGACCGTGGGTGGCCTGGAACGCGTGTACGAGATCAACCGCAACTTCCGCAACGAGGGCGTCAGCACCCGCCACAACCCGGAATTCACCATGATGGAGCTGTACGAGGCCTATGCCACGTACAACGAGATCATGGATCTGACCGAAGGCGTGATCCGTGACGTGGCCAAGGCGGTCAACGGCGGCACCGAGGTGGAGTGGGACGGTGCGAAGATCGACCTGGGCCCGGCGTTCCGCCGCTGGCGCATGGACGAGGCGGTGCGCCACCACAATCCGGAAATCTCTGCGGCGGACTGCACCGACCGCGACGCGCTGCTGCGCCATTGCGAGCGCTTGAAGATCCGCGTCAAGCCGTCCTACGGCTGGGGCAAGCTGCTGCTGGAGATCTTCGAGGCCACTGTCGAGCACACCCTGATCCAGCCGACCTTCATCACCGACCATCCGGTAGAGGTCTCGCCGCTGGCCCGCGCCAACGACAACGATCCGGGCTACACCGACCGCTTCGAGCTGTTCGTCAACGGCAAGGAGCTGGCCAATGGCTTCTCCGAGCTCAACGACCCGGAAGACCAGGCCCAGCGTTTCCAGGCCCAGGTGGCCGCGAAGGAAGGTGGCGACGACGAAGCCATGCACTACGACGCCGACTACATCCGTGCGCTGGAGTACGGCATGGCCCCGACCGGCGGCCTGGGCATCGGTGTCGATCGCCTGGTGATGCTGCTGACTGGCAGCAGCTCGATCCGTGACGTGCTGCTGTTCCCGTACATGCGTCCGGAGCAGTAA
- a CDS encoding response regulator has protein sequence MQGASVRSGRVSSPADDPAWSRNQAEYALNIVIVDDQTSARTMLRHVIEDIAPELSVYDFGDPLTALAWCEAHPVDLLLLDYRMPEMDGLEFARRFRRLPKHRDIPVILITVVGDEPIRQAALEAGVIDFLVKPIRPRELRARCYNLLQLRQQTENVKQRALSLEQRLLASMHEVEERERETLSRLARAIEFRDAGTSAYLERMARVAGLIAEQLGLPEDDVRLIEMAAPLHDMGKIAIPDAVLLKQGKLNDEELAIMRRHPRIGHELLSGSQNRFIQVGALIALRHHERYDGSGYPDGLVGEAIPLEARIVAVADVFDALISPRPYKEAWTMEATLAYLYAQRGRLFDPRCVDALMRGHQQLMDICAQHSTASTRPGG, from the coding sequence ATGCAGGGTGCGAGCGTTCGCAGCGGCAGGGTATCCTCGCCTGCTGATGATCCAGCATGGTCGAGAAACCAGGCAGAGTACGCGTTGAACATCGTCATTGTTGACGACCAGACGTCCGCCCGGACGATGCTGCGTCACGTCATCGAGGACATCGCGCCGGAATTGAGCGTGTATGACTTCGGTGATCCGTTGACCGCATTGGCGTGGTGCGAGGCGCATCCGGTCGACCTGCTGCTGCTCGATTACCGCATGCCGGAGATGGACGGGCTGGAGTTTGCCCGTCGTTTCCGCCGCCTGCCCAAGCACCGCGACATTCCCGTGATCCTGATCACCGTGGTCGGCGACGAGCCGATCCGGCAGGCCGCGCTGGAAGCGGGCGTCATCGACTTCCTGGTCAAGCCGATCCGCCCGCGCGAACTGCGTGCGCGCTGCTACAACCTGCTGCAGCTGCGCCAGCAGACCGAGAACGTGAAGCAGCGGGCGTTGTCACTGGAGCAGCGCCTGCTGGCCAGCATGCACGAGGTCGAGGAGCGCGAACGCGAGACCCTGTCGCGATTGGCCCGTGCCATCGAGTTCCGTGATGCCGGCACCAGCGCCTACCTTGAGCGCATGGCACGCGTGGCAGGGCTGATTGCCGAGCAGCTGGGCCTGCCCGAAGACGACGTGCGCCTGATCGAGATGGCCGCGCCCCTGCATGACATGGGCAAGATCGCCATTCCCGATGCCGTTCTGCTCAAGCAGGGCAAGCTCAACGACGAGGAGCTGGCGATCATGCGCCGCCACCCTCGGATCGGCCATGAACTGCTCAGCGGCAGCCAGAACCGTTTCATCCAGGTCGGTGCGCTGATCGCGCTGCGCCACCACGAGCGCTATGACGGCAGTGGCTATCCTGATGGCCTGGTCGGCGAGGCGATCCCGCTGGAAGCGCGGATCGTCGCTGTCGCCGACGTTTTTGATGCCCTGATTTCGCCCCGTCCGTACAAGGAAGCATGGACCATGGAAGCCACACTGGCTTATCTGTACGCCCAGCGTGGCCGACTGTTCGATCCACGTTGCGTGGATGCGCTGATGCGCGGTCACCAGCAGCTGATGGATATCTGCGCCCAGCACTCGACGGCATCGACGCGACCGGGTGGGTGA
- a CDS encoding response regulator, producing MGDVQDLFARVKRRLAQRPDSEHGQAIVRVVLISLILVYVLLSGARLHRLEQYQGVLATVLTGLGLSLLLFGWLLWKPERSDPRRVIGMLADYGLIAVGMIQMGEPLAWVYAVVMWVTVGNGLRFGPRYLAAAIVLAMVSFGTTVLLTPYWQANLGLAISLWFGLLAVPLCCSSLLRRRMRHPTMDTTPAAAHNRSLLARFRQRLSGREDSEHAQNLIRIVITALFISYLGWRSLSGGGEALTTTWLILAFELTISAGLLAAILVNPGVSHVRRVIGMLTDYTCMAWIMTIQGEPAAPLYAVMLWVTIGNGMRYGSTYLRVATAMGCLAFLCTVMLSPYWRGHDYLGWGLLLGLGAIPLYFDSLLHALTRAVAEARQANEAKSRFLANMSHEFRTPLNGLAGMTEVLATTRLDDEQRECLNTIQASTRSLLALVEEVLDISAIEAGKVRVEWHEFALADVLQAINLILSPQTRSKSLDYRVQVDDNVPPRLLGDAGHLQQILLNLMGNAVKFTDSGYVHLRVSSPDALGSERVRLRFEIVDTGIGVPVALRGRLFNAFEQGDVGLARRHEGTGLGTAIAKGLVESMGGQVGYAPNSPRGSVFWVEITLDVAETSSAPAVPSEVAEAGNVIAFSNPFLRHRARVRSLRVLVADDHEANRMVLQRLLEKAGHKVTCVNGGAEVLDALEQASYDAAIVDLHMPGMSGLDLLKQLRVMQASGMPYVPVMVLSADVTPESILRCEQAGARAFLAKPVVATRLLEVLADVAANTRTESGIQSVPALPVGDGVLDTAVLDELASLGMGDGFERKFIDQCLVDVDASMGQLQACGERQAWEDFREHAHALRGVASNLGLVQVAASSGEIMRMADWQLKGEWVARLGSLAAALRNGRNALAARSADIARRDDSERSPS from the coding sequence GTGGGTGACGTGCAGGACCTGTTCGCACGCGTGAAGCGCCGGTTGGCGCAGCGTCCGGATTCGGAGCATGGCCAGGCGATCGTGCGAGTGGTGCTGATCTCGCTGATCTTGGTCTATGTGCTCCTGTCGGGCGCCCGACTGCACCGCCTGGAGCAGTACCAGGGCGTGCTGGCAACGGTGTTGACCGGGCTGGGCCTGTCGCTGCTGTTGTTCGGCTGGCTGCTGTGGAAGCCGGAGCGCTCCGATCCACGGCGGGTCATCGGGATGCTGGCCGACTATGGCCTGATCGCGGTCGGCATGATCCAGATGGGCGAGCCGCTGGCGTGGGTGTATGCGGTGGTGATGTGGGTCACGGTGGGCAACGGCCTGCGCTTCGGGCCGCGTTACCTGGCTGCCGCCATCGTGCTGGCGATGGTCAGTTTCGGCACCACCGTGCTGTTGACCCCTTACTGGCAGGCCAACCTGGGCCTGGCCATTTCCCTGTGGTTTGGGTTGTTGGCAGTACCGTTGTGCTGCTCCTCCCTGCTGCGCCGAAGGATGCGACATCCGACCATGGATACGACCCCCGCCGCCGCCCATAATCGCTCGCTGTTGGCCCGTTTCAGGCAGCGCCTGTCCGGGCGCGAGGACAGCGAGCACGCGCAGAACCTGATCCGCATCGTGATCACCGCGCTGTTCATCAGCTACCTGGGCTGGCGTTCGCTCAGTGGTGGCGGTGAAGCGCTGACCACGACCTGGTTGATTCTGGCCTTCGAGCTGACCATCTCCGCCGGCCTGCTGGCGGCGATCCTGGTCAATCCGGGTGTGTCGCATGTGCGCCGGGTGATCGGCATGCTGACCGATTACACCTGCATGGCCTGGATCATGACCATCCAGGGCGAGCCGGCAGCGCCGCTGTACGCGGTGATGCTGTGGGTGACGATCGGCAACGGCATGCGTTACGGCAGTACGTACCTGCGCGTGGCCACGGCCATGGGCTGCCTGGCGTTCCTGTGCACGGTGATGCTGTCGCCGTACTGGCGCGGTCACGATTATCTGGGCTGGGGCCTGCTGCTGGGCCTGGGCGCGATTCCGCTGTACTTCGATTCGCTGTTGCATGCCTTGACCCGCGCGGTCGCCGAGGCGCGCCAGGCCAACGAAGCCAAGAGCCGCTTTCTGGCCAACATGAGTCATGAGTTCCGCACGCCGCTGAACGGGCTGGCCGGCATGACCGAAGTGCTGGCCACCACTCGCCTGGACGATGAGCAGCGCGAATGCCTGAACACCATCCAGGCCTCGACCCGCAGCCTGTTGGCACTGGTGGAAGAGGTGCTGGACATCTCTGCCATCGAGGCCGGCAAGGTGCGCGTGGAGTGGCACGAGTTCGCGCTGGCCGATGTGCTGCAGGCGATCAATCTGATCCTGAGCCCGCAGACCCGCTCGAAATCACTGGACTACCGTGTGCAGGTGGACGACAACGTGCCACCGCGCCTGCTTGGCGATGCCGGCCATCTGCAGCAGATCCTGCTGAACCTGATGGGCAACGCGGTCAAGTTCACCGACAGCGGCTACGTGCATCTGCGCGTGTCCAGCCCGGATGCGCTGGGCAGCGAGCGGGTGCGGCTGCGATTCGAGATCGTCGACACGGGCATCGGCGTGCCGGTGGCGTTGCGCGGGCGCCTGTTCAATGCCTTCGAGCAGGGCGATGTGGGCCTGGCCCGTCGTCATGAGGGAACCGGCCTGGGCACGGCCATTGCCAAGGGCCTGGTCGAGTCGATGGGCGGGCAGGTCGGCTATGCGCCAAACAGCCCGCGCGGCAGCGTGTTCTGGGTCGAGATCACGCTGGACGTGGCAGAGACCTCATCAGCCCCGGCGGTTCCATCCGAGGTGGCTGAAGCCGGCAATGTCATCGCGTTTTCCAATCCCTTCCTGCGTCATCGTGCACGGGTGCGCAGCCTGCGGGTGCTGGTGGCCGACGACCATGAAGCCAACCGCATGGTGCTGCAGCGGTTGCTGGAGAAGGCCGGCCACAAGGTGACCTGCGTCAATGGCGGCGCCGAAGTGCTCGATGCACTGGAGCAGGCCAGTTACGACGCAGCGATCGTCGATCTGCACATGCCCGGCATGAGCGGACTGGACCTGCTCAAGCAGTTGCGTGTGATGCAGGCCAGCGGCATGCCCTACGTGCCGGTGATGGTGCTGAGTGCGGACGTCACCCCCGAGTCCATCCTACGTTGCGAGCAGGCCGGTGCCCGCGCCTTCCTTGCCAAGCCCGTGGTGGCCACCCGCCTGCTGGAAGTGCTGGCTGATGTGGCGGCCAATACGCGCACCGAGTCGGGCATCCAGTCCGTGCCGGCGCTGCCGGTTGGCGATGGCGTGCTCGATACTGCCGTGCTGGACGAGCTGGCGTCGCTGGGCATGGGCGACGGCTTCGAGCGTAAGTTCATCGACCAGTGCCTGGTGGATGTCGATGCGAGCATGGGCCAGCTGCAGGCCTGCGGTGAACGCCAGGCCTGGGAGGACTTCCGCGAGCACGCCCACGCCCTGCGCGGGGTGGCGAGCAACCTGGGGTTGGTCCAGGTTGCCGCCTCCAGTGGCGAGATCATGCGCATGGCGGACTGGCAGTTGAAGGGCGAGTGGGTGGCCCGTCTCGGCAGTCTTGCCGCCGCACTGCGCAACGGCAGGAATGCGCTGGCCGCCCGCAGTGCCGATATCGCGCGGCGCGATGACAGCGAGCGCAGCCCGTCCTGA
- a CDS encoding crotonase/enoyl-CoA hydratase family protein translates to MSAVRPIITRPSLHPTLRITEEPERDVYWIHMHANLANQPGRPCFASRLVDDIVDYQRELGDRLSASHVLSPHVVLASDSDVFNLGGDLELFCRLIREGDRARLLDYAQRCVRGVHAFHAGLGARAHSIALVQGNALGGGFEAALSCHTIVAEEGVLMGLPEVLFDLFPGMGAYSFLCQRISPRLAEKIMLEGNLYTASQLKEMGLVDIVVPVGEGVAAVERVIKDSKRIPHAWAAMREVNEIASMVPLHEMMRITEIWVDTAMQLGEKSLRTMDRLVRAQARRNGDPA, encoded by the coding sequence ATGTCCGCAGTACGCCCCATCATCACCCGCCCCTCGCTGCACCCTACCCTGCGCATCACCGAAGAGCCCGAGCGGGATGTGTACTGGATCCACATGCATGCCAACCTGGCCAACCAGCCGGGCCGGCCCTGCTTCGCCTCACGACTGGTCGATGACATCGTCGACTACCAGCGCGAGCTGGGCGATCGCCTCAGCGCCTCGCACGTCCTGTCACCCCATGTCGTCCTGGCCTCGGACAGTGACGTGTTCAACCTGGGCGGCGACCTTGAGCTGTTCTGCCGGCTGATCCGCGAAGGTGACCGCGCCCGACTGCTCGACTATGCCCAACGCTGCGTGCGCGGCGTGCATGCCTTCCATGCCGGGCTCGGTGCACGTGCGCACAGCATTGCCCTGGTCCAGGGCAATGCCCTGGGCGGCGGCTTCGAGGCCGCACTGAGCTGCCACACCATCGTCGCCGAGGAAGGTGTACTGATGGGCCTGCCGGAGGTGTTGTTCGATCTGTTCCCGGGCATGGGCGCCTACTCCTTCCTGTGCCAGCGGATCAGCCCGCGACTGGCCGAGAAGATCATGCTCGAGGGCAACCTCTATACCGCCAGCCAGCTCAAGGAGATGGGCCTGGTCGATATCGTGGTGCCCGTCGGCGAAGGCGTCGCCGCGGTCGAACGGGTGATCAAGGACAGCAAGCGGATTCCACATGCCTGGGCCGCGATGCGTGAGGTGAACGAAATCGCCAGCATGGTGCCGCTGCACGAAATGATGCGGATCACCGAGATCTGGGTGGACACCGCCATGCAGCTCGGCGAGAAGTCCCTGCGCACCATGGACCGGCTGGTGCGGGCGCAGGCCCGGCGCAATGGCGACCCGGCCTGA